CACGAGCCTGTCACCGTGGAGCGCATAGCAGCGCCCGCCGTATTCGTGCACGCGTGTTCGTGCGTTGAATCCTTCGGGGATCGCGTCCGTGACGTGTCCTTGGGGCGTCGCACGCACGATCACCTCTCGCCCGCCTTCGGCGGGGCGCGATTCGACCCAGTAGACGCTGTCGTCGTGAACCTGCAGCTGGCTGAGCCGCACCACGGCTTCTACGAGCCGCTCTGGTGTTACCGGCGATGCCCAGGTTCCATAGGGGGCGACCCTCTGTGTCACCCGAGCGATCTTACGGGTCTAGCGTCCCGGCTCCCGCGGCAGTCCGAGGATGCGCTCGCCGATGATGTTTCGTTGGACCTGTTCGGTGCCGCCCCCTAGGCGCGACGACCACTGACCGATGAACAACGAGTCGAGGTACGCAACGTGGGGGTCTTCACTGCTGACCATTCCGCCGGCGCCGCGAACCCTCATGATCAGATCGCCCATCTGGCCGAGTCGCAGAGACAGCCCGAGCTTGGCCACCGAGCTCTCCGGTCCCGGCTCGATTCCCTTGCTCATCGCGGTCATCTGCCGCCATCCGAGGTACTTGACGATCTCGAACCCGATGTACAGGTCGGCGAGCTCCTGCCTGACCGTTGGGTCAGCGGTAACCCGGCTCGAGCGGGCCAGCCGAACAAGCCGAGGAAAGCGATCACCACCAAGAAGGCTGATCAAGCTTCGCTCGCTGATGAGCGTGGTCATCGCAACGGCCCACCCCCCGTTGACAGGCCCGACCAGATTCTCCCTCGGGATGGCCACGTCGGTGAAGAAGACTTCGCAGAAATGCGCCGAGCCGGTCATCTGGCGAAGCGGTCTAACCTCCACCCCCGGCGTGCGCATGTCGAGCAGGAAGTAACTGATCCCGCGGTGGCGATCCGCCTGCTCCCCGGTGCGCGCAAGGAGTATCCCGTAGTCGCTGTAATGGGCGCTGGATGTCCAAACCTTTTGCCCGTTGACGATCCACCGTTCGCCGTCGAGCTCTGCTCTCGTTGACAAGCTGGCGAGGTCAGAGCCGGATCCGGGTTCACTGAACAGCTGGCACCAAACTTCATCCCCGCGGAGCATCGGTGGCAGGAAACGGTCCTTCTGCCACTCGCTGCCGTGAGCCATCAGCGCGGGCCCCGCCATCCCGATGCCCTGCGCGAAGACCCCCGCCGGCACGTCGAAGCACGCCTGTTCCTGCGCGAAGATCACCGCCTGGATCGGCGTGCCGCCCCTTCCCCCGTACTCCTTCGGCCAAGTGATCCCCGCCCAACCCCCGTCGTAGAGAGTCGCCTGCCACTTCTTTGACCGTCGGACGTGTTCGCGTTCCTCGGCGGAGAAGGCGTCGGTGAGCGTCGCCGGAGGAAGGCTTTCGGACGAACGCGGCTTTGCATGAGCGACGAGCCAGGC
The sequence above is a segment of the Acidimicrobiales bacterium genome. Coding sequences within it:
- a CDS encoding acyl-CoA dehydrogenase family protein, with amino-acid sequence MDFDDTPEEAAFRGESHAWLVAHAKPRSSESLPPATLTDAFSAEEREHVRRSKKWQATLYDGGWAGITWPKEYGGRGGTPIQAVIFAQEQACFDVPAGVFAQGIGMAGPALMAHGSEWQKDRFLPPMLRGDEVWCQLFSEPGSGSDLASLSTRAELDGERWIVNGQKVWTSSAHYSDYGILLARTGEQADRHRGISYFLLDMRTPGVEVRPLRQMTGSAHFCEVFFTDVAIPRENLVGPVNGGWAVAMTTLISERSLISLLGGDRFPRLVRLARSSRVTADPTVRQELADLYIGFEIVKYLGWRQMTAMSKGIEPGPESSVAKLGLSLRLGQMGDLIMRVRGAGGMVSSEDPHVAYLDSLFIGQWSSRLGGGTEQVQRNIIGERILGLPREPGR